The following proteins come from a genomic window of Verrucomicrobiota bacterium:
- a CDS encoding PTS sugar transporter subunit IIA: MSSNHPGRIALSELLSLSAIQLNLTGTQRDEVLGELVAQIPEIARQPKARETLLRALQEREQLHSTGIGEGIALPHARNALVGLVDHPVIVFGRHPHGIPYDALDGIPARLFFLLVAPTVTQHLAILARLSRLLRDPKLRQHLLTADRPEKILSLIREAEAKM, translated from the coding sequence ATGAGCAGCAACCATCCGGGCCGTATCGCTTTAAGTGAATTGCTTTCGCTTTCGGCCATCCAACTCAACCTGACCGGCACGCAGCGGGACGAGGTGCTCGGCGAACTGGTCGCGCAAATCCCGGAAATCGCCCGCCAGCCGAAGGCGCGCGAGACTTTGTTGCGGGCCTTGCAGGAGCGCGAACAACTTCACAGCACCGGCATCGGCGAGGGCATCGCCCTGCCCCATGCGCGCAACGCGCTCGTCGGGTTGGTGGACCACCCGGTGATTGTCTTTGGCCGCCATCCTCATGGCATTCCGTATGACGCGCTCGACGGCATTCCCGCTCGGCTGTTTTTTCTGCTGGTCGCCCCAACCGTTACCCAGCACCTGGCCATTCTCGCCCGCCTCAGCCGCCTGCTGCGCGACCCCAAACTCCGCCAGCATCTTCTCACCGCCGACCGTCCGGAAAAAATCCTCTCCCTGATTCGTGAAGCGGAGGCCAAAATGTGA